A single region of the Thermodesulfobacteriota bacterium genome encodes:
- the gspG gene encoding type II secretion system major pseudopilin GspG: protein MKKRGRYRQRGFTLIELMIVIIIIGLLAGLVGPRLFGYLTQAKQKSAKAQIELFGTALDAFRLDVGRYPTTEEGLKALRERPAGLDSWKGPYLPKEIPMDPWGRPYNYKSPGDHGEYDLYTYGLDGVEGGEGENQDVVSWKETGK, encoded by the coding sequence ATGAAAAAGAGAGGTCGATATCGGCAGAGGGGATTTACCCTGATCGAGCTCATGATCGTCATCATCATCATCGGCCTTCTGGCCGGTCTGGTCGGGCCAAGGCTCTTCGGTTATCTGACCCAGGCCAAACAGAAGTCGGCCAAGGCCCAGATCGAACTCTTCGGCACGGCCCTCGATGCCTTCAGGCTCGATGTCGGACGGTACCCTACCACGGAGGAGGGGCTCAAGGCCTTGCGGGAGCGGCCAGCGGGCCTCGATTCCTGGAAAGGCCCCTACCTTCCAAAGGAGATCCCCATGGACCCCTGGGGGAGGCCTTATAACTATAAATCCCCTGGCGATCACGGAGAATATGACCTCTACACCTACGGCCTCGATGGCGTCGAGGGAGGAGAGGGTGAGAATCAGGATGTGGTGAGCTGGAAAGAGACCGGGAAATGA
- a CDS encoding GspH/FimT family pseudopilin, with amino-acid sequence MKTRGFSLLELIVVLFILGLSIGLIAPSFSRVSKSAELKATARKLSSLLRNSRSEAVLRGEIQRILFDLPSKTVKVQSFKPEALEEEGTKEGPSQVRTFMIPAWIQIREVKTSAGQFPPEEPAIEFYPNGSSSGGSFLLEGDDQRPFRIEVHSITGAVKIERMAERI; translated from the coding sequence ATGAAAACTCGGGGTTTCTCCCTCTTGGAGCTGATCGTCGTCCTCTTCATCCTCGGGCTTTCGATCGGCCTCATCGCCCCCTCCTTCTCGAGGGTCTCAAAATCGGCCGAGTTGAAGGCGACCGCCCGGAAGCTCTCCTCCCTCCTTCGTAACAGCCGGAGCGAGGCGGTCCTCCGGGGAGAGATCCAGAGGATCCTCTTCGACCTTCCTTCGAAGACGGTGAAGGTTCAATCCTTCAAGCCGGAGGCGCTCGAGGAAGAAGGGACGAAAGAAGGTCCTTCACAGGTGAGGACCTTTATGATTCCGGCCTGGATTCAGATCCGGGAGGTGAAGACCTCCGCGGGCCAATTCCCTCCTGAAGAGCCGGCCATCGAATTCTATCCGAACGGAAGCTCGAGCGGGGGTTCCTTTCTGCTCGAAGGGGACGATCAGAGACCCTTTAGAATCGAAGTTCATTCGATCACCGGCGCCGTCAAGATCGAAAGGATGGCCGAGAGGATTTAA
- a CDS encoding prepilin-type N-terminal cleavage/methylation domain-containing protein, whose protein sequence is MGSRQKGLTLLEIVVALAILGAGLMAIIELFAGGLRLGRASEEYTKATQYARLKWEEFSLRPIETEGVEEGEFDKTYRWRIVTKRVKILPFEEEGDLTLPVELLHIRLEVTWKSGLRERSMDIESYRCVKREADEKRS, encoded by the coding sequence ATGGGGAGCAGACAGAAGGGATTGACCCTCCTCGAGATCGTCGTGGCCCTTGCCATCCTCGGAGCGGGCCTGATGGCCATCATCGAGCTCTTCGCAGGCGGGCTTCGTCTCGGGAGGGCTTCGGAGGAGTATACCAAGGCGACCCAGTATGCCCGGTTGAAATGGGAAGAGTTCTCATTGAGGCCCATCGAGACCGAAGGGGTCGAGGAAGGGGAATTCGATAAGACCTATAGGTGGCGAATCGTGACGAAGCGGGTAAAAATCCTTCCTTTCGAGGAGGAGGGTGACCTCACCCTTCCGGTGGAGCTTCTCCATATCCGGCTGGAAGTGACCTGGAAATCGGGGCTCCGAGAGAGGTCGATGGACATCGAATCCTACCGCTGCGTGAAGAGGGAGGCCGATGAGAAGCGGAGCTGA